ttaagtttctcaaCACTCTTGGCTGATATGGACCTCACTTCCTTCTTAGGTTCGCTATTGGAGCTTCCTTCTCCGGTATAACCCAAACCGGTCTTgtcatgtgaagatttttgGAGGATAGCACgttgtcaagtttcttggtaGAGATACGCTCAACCTTGACAATAGCTTGGattatttcaagttcaagaaacttgatcttagagtaAGCTTCAACCGGCTCTCTCTTGAGTCATTCTACTTCACATTTTACATCTTTAAGTTGCACAAGACACCTATactcttcttcatctttctcacagcaAGATTCACAACCttggcatattttccacaatcttcTAGCAAAGAATTATATGCTTCTTGAAGGTTGTTCTCACCTTCATTTTGgcatacatcttcatcttctaattcttcaacttcctcaccctCGGAATGCTCATCAAGGTCATTAACCAAATTGCTCAATTCATCCCTAGAATCAACGGAGGTAATTGCCATGAAAGCCCTATAGTTCCCGTCACTGTCAAACTCTTCTTCCGTGTCTGAATTTGAGCTTTCAGAGTCGCTAAGAGTAGTGACAAACACCTTACCCTTCCCTCTCAAGTAGTTGGGATATTCTTTCTTGATGTGTCCATGGTCGTTGCATTTTTAGCACACAACTCCTTGGAAGGGGGGGTCGAGAGTTCtttccatctttcttcttgaacttctTTCTACCACCTTTGGATGATGAAAACTTTTCTTTGCTGAAAAACTTCCCActgttcttcatcttcagaaatTTCCAAAAGTTCTTCACAAGGAATGCTACTTCCTTCTCCACATCGTCTTCTTTGGAGGAGTCATCCATTctctcattgatggttttgagagcaagtgatttgcttggcttgtgagaaggcagtccaatctcatatgtttggagagatccaataagctcttgaatcttgatctcatccaaatctttgaTTTATTCTATAGCAGTGACCTTTGCATGGTAGCTCCCCAATAAGGACCTCAAaatctttctcaccaccttagcatTCTCAATCTTTTCACCGAGATTGAGCTTGACAATTACGATTTCATTGAGCTTCCCATAGAATGAGTCAAATGACTCATCGTCACTCATCTTGAGCTCTTCAAATCGGGTGGTAAGCATTTGGAGTTTTATGTCCTTGActttcttggtaccttcataggtaaTCTCAAGAATTGTCCAAGCTTTCTTGGCGGTTTTTATATGCGATATCCTGTGAAATTCATCAGTAGGCACACCACAAAAGATAGCAttaattgctttgctattgACATTTGCCAAAGTAAGGGCTGCCTTGTCCTATTCGGACTTGGCTGTCGTGGGTCTAACAAACTCATTCTCAACGAAATCCCATACAAACTCATTTATAGCACAAAGGAATGCCCTCATATGgactttccaaaaagcatagttgCTTCCATCAAAGTATGGTGGAGCATTAAGAGATTGTGATCGATCCATCACAAAAGGGGTCTTggatcgcacttaggtaatgaaaccacagcaagtgcacccgctctaataccaattgaaagcttggatttgtgatTAAAACCCAAGAGCTGTTTACAcccccaaattaataaattacaactcggttgattttactctaacttaaactaagtgcggaatagagtaaatgtgaGCGAACAAATAATACAAcaactctaagccatattcattacAACACAGTAGTAAAAttaaagctaaaagagtagggaagagaaatgcaaacacaagataacatgccgatgtgttatcgaagaggaaaacGAAGAACTCGGCAGAAAACCTCttcgccgccctccaagtggtaaatcgatccactagataGTGAGTTGAGATATACGAATACCAAGAGACCTTCCAAGCCTAAcatacccagtgcacctaagccctctaagctcctactccaacaaggcttcccGGAACCGTGTCTTATCTAACTTTCTAGATCCCGCAATGCGCTCGATTGGATCtaccaaagcttggcttctttaAATGCTTCCCAGCAACACCAAACCTCActagacactcagtatgggtgtggtaagtgtttgtgctatcaacctctcaataATTTAGATAtgaagaggtaggagtagaggaaaccacaatggatgatgtagaggattgtgggtatgacaatctttAACTTTCAAAggtttgtggctagggttttctttctGAAAAGCTTTATACTCAATATGTGgataatgatggtatatatagcgtgtatgaggatgtagtggagcagatatgacaaaatagcaaaacagactgtttcgcaGGAATGCCTTACTCGCAAGACACTCGTGAAAACCaactgtcaccatctgtcatgactctttgcATTCCAATCATGTGCTGAGCACATGCTTcatgttaggaaatttagactccggttgatagaattaacaagttttaaacccaagttgttaattagatttattatgaataaagcttgttaaaacaaataaacatcaatatcatgtcaaatataagtgcagcggaaaaataaattagacaagatatgatgacctaggaaaaccaatgaaaccaaccagtttcatagtaaaaaacttggggaaaaaccttcccgaaaagcaattcactatagtaaagagaagtttcagatctagtacaaaacttttgtccctaaaGTCTACAAACTCTGtaaatgaacttacagtagaaaccttctaccgcttcagaacctctgaactcttcaatatatgaacgccaccctttgatgcacggatcctaatATGTGACTCattcaccaacttgagaaagaaaaatgttggttgcaaagttcttcacttcatcaataatgaagatcaagaagcacttggttacaaaaccttaaggaGCAAAGACGCAGCAGCtcctttcagagagaataagacttcggtcacctttttgcatattttctccttatattctcttatgtgacgacttttaaaataagtcttatatatgtctaaggttataagaaaagaaaccctacacatacatgtcagcatgggcaGAAAATCAATTctggaaatttgaatttcgtAAAACTCAATAGATACAGCTgtcgagacctcgatagatagctatctgtcgagttttaatgaatcaacacttcttcacttgtttcatGGACAGATTTACATGGCTtaaatactagacttgaactcttattttttgaagtattaaacacatcatagatctacctaaatacaagtaaagtgcgttttatcaaaaaattagccaactacataaaatatgtcattaACACTTCACTTCACGGGAAGGCTACTTGCGAGTtacccgcgaaaacttcttTAGTCTTCAAGGTTGTCTTAAGTCTTCACACActttctctcacacacaacccttacaaataaatatcatataaaatacaaggtacaaaagattgaacaaaattacaataaaatttggcacggaattaaaactaatacaaaatagttgtaaattacaactttacaaaaaGAAATGTACTAAACTCTCTaaagtttaaaatgtaaaaagaaaaaaaaaattcaaaagaaaaattatattttgaacgAATGAGAAATTTTACTAGTGGAGTATTTTCATTAATTGCCCTTTAGTGCTTACAGAttaggagaccctccattctctCTTTGTCTGGGCTAATGTTGGGCCAATATGGTCTTGGTTGATGTCAAACCCTCAGGACTCAAAGTTGAAGCTAAAATCCAATGGACCGCAGCCCAATTAATTAGGAGCCTATTGGTTTGCTTTTTCAGCCCGCGAGGACTCTTTTTGGAATCGAGACATGTTCAGGAAGTCTGGAAATGCAAGGAAGATTCCAACCGCAATAGTAGAAGGGGGAATTTTAACCAAATATTGATTTGTATTTTGAGCTTTAATTTTGGGGTAAGTAGGATTATTTGACATGACtagaatttttgaaattttagcgTCTATTATGACTTTCTGTATCTCTCAGATTTATTATGGTTTATCATATCTAGTACAAATATTTTCGATTGAAAATGTAGTAGTATATATTAAGGTCACACAGAGGCCATGCTGTTTCGAAGACAACAAATGgtgatgaaaatattgtaaggAAAAAACAtagattataattttattcaCGAGTGTCAAGAatcaagatataatttttttttttaatttttaatttaatttattttatcctGATTCTTTTCTTAATACTGTAATGGATAATAATATAATGAGATACCGGATATGCAATGGGATAATGTTTTACCTTGGAGCCCATACTTGCCTTAatgtaaaattgataaaatttcttaccaactgataaagagctatcacgAGGAGTGGACACCACAGATTGAAACTCgctaaaaataaagacaaaaaaaaaaaaaaaatccaaagaagGTTATCTATTTCTAGGAGGGTTGACTTGTTAATTCTGAGGCTTAAGGCAACAAATaggtattgattttttttaataattaaatatctcataaaaaaatatgaattaaacattatttattcaaactttctattttttgttcttgGTTTATAAAAACAgccattctttattttttgaaatgcaaaattactaattatgtttttgtatttagattttattagCATCTCTTTTACAAGTTAgggaaattgaatttcatttgATTATTTAGTGCACTCAtaatagttgtttttttttaaaaaaaattaaggtcttttttaaggaaaaaaaatagtttaaagtTTCAATTGTGTTAGATTTCTATTGACTCAatattttggaagtttttttaAAGGCAGGAGAAAAAATGTGAAACCCATCTATATGTTTTTCTTTAacgatataaaaaataaaatatcattctacaattcaagaaattagtttttgtcataaaaaattaatataacatcATTAAACCAAACCTTTAAAGTTAAGCTTaaacttttgttttgttattttttttttctttttctgtttttgggtTTGAGTGAATTAAACTTTTGAGTTAAGTAGCCTTCTcaaccacaaaaaagaaaagaaaaaaattacattaaagtCTCATTTGGATTCTACCCAAACCATAATCTCTTCCTCAAAATATATAATGGGATATTAATTATGGTACATCATTCCAACTCTTGAATGATGAGAAGCTTGTGTTGGATTAAAGCGAGTGACAAGATATTAGCATTTCATATTCAGATTAAGACTTTAGAGGGTTTGAGCCAACTGGTGAGATGTTGGCGTTTCACATGTATTTTCGTGACACGAGTTGTTTTGTTTGGCTAATCTTAGGTAATGATTTGGTGAACATTTGGGTTAGACCAAGGTGATTGGTGAAATGTTAGCACTTAGCACCTCAC
The sequence above is drawn from the Castanea sativa cultivar Marrone di Chiusa Pesio chromosome 5, ASM4071231v1 genome and encodes:
- the LOC142635209 gene encoding uncharacterized protein LOC142635209 gives rise to the protein MDRSQSLNAPPYFDGSNYAFWKVHMRAFLCAINEFVWDFVENEISHIKTAKKAWTILEITYEGTKKVKDIKLQMLTTRFEELKMSDDESFDSFYGKLNEIVIVKLNLGEKIENAKVVRKILRSLLGSYHAKVTAIE